Proteins co-encoded in one uncultured Draconibacterium sp. genomic window:
- a CDS encoding TlpA disulfide reductase family protein, which produces MNYIKKFASIFIFGLIMSSCGQQHNLSVEIEGIENDTIFMEYAPVSQFYEMDEPFTDTIISKNDKFIFDSPSDEPIFTFLFPKKGGFKRVNGSPYYPRHKYLVLLIKPNDHITVKGKLHDYYLEYEAKGSEFNKEYSQLRDGYIQKMSQSAKIELQLDSLMSNNGDKEVINNLFKERKEINSIANREELKFIKNNWDKELTAYYLTRQKLDTLGKYYENVNAEIKNGIFKNMLDSQYLRYQKYVKIKEAEENIVEGKIAPDFSLQSLSGSEFSLSSINDKYIVLDFWGSWCGWCIKGFPKMRDYYKKYNSELEIIGVACNDTEEKWKRSVEENKLNWKHVINDKDIDKDVSVMYGIQGYPTKIILDKDKNILAKFVGESDDFYNKLDELLKN; this is translated from the coding sequence ATGAATTATATTAAAAAATTTGCCAGTATTTTTATTTTCGGACTAATAATGTCATCGTGTGGACAACAACATAACTTGTCAGTTGAAATTGAGGGAATAGAAAATGATACCATCTTTATGGAATATGCACCTGTTTCTCAATTTTATGAAATGGACGAACCTTTTACGGATACAATAATTTCCAAAAACGATAAATTCATATTCGATTCTCCAAGTGATGAGCCTATTTTTACGTTCCTTTTTCCGAAAAAAGGAGGATTCAAAAGAGTTAATGGTTCTCCATATTATCCACGTCATAAATATCTTGTTCTTTTAATAAAACCTAATGACCATATTACAGTGAAAGGTAAACTTCACGATTATTATTTAGAGTATGAAGCAAAAGGTTCAGAGTTTAATAAGGAGTATAGCCAATTAAGAGATGGATATATTCAGAAAATGTCACAGTCTGCAAAGATTGAATTACAACTTGACTCGCTCATGTCAAACAATGGAGATAAGGAGGTAATAAACAATCTTTTCAAGGAGAGAAAAGAAATTAATAGTATTGCGAATAGAGAAGAATTAAAGTTTATAAAAAATAATTGGGACAAAGAACTAACAGCTTATTACCTCACACGGCAAAAACTTGATACATTAGGTAAATATTATGAAAATGTAAATGCAGAAATAAAAAACGGAATATTTAAAAACATGCTTGACAGTCAATACTTAAGATATCAGAAGTATGTAAAAATAAAAGAAGCGGAAGAAAATATAGTAGAAGGAAAAATTGCGCCAGATTTTAGTTTGCAATCACTCTCTGGTTCTGAATTTTCGTTGAGTTCAATAAACGACAAGTACATTGTTCTTGATTTTTGGGGAAGTTGGTGTGGATGGTGTATAAAAGGCTTTCCAAAAATGCGAGATTATTACAAAAAATATAACTCTGAACTAGAAATTATTGGCGTAGCTTGTAACGACACTGAAGAAAAATGGAAAAGATCAGTTGAAGAAAATAAATTGAATTGGAAGCACGTAATTAATGATAAAGATATTGACAAAGATGTTTCAGTAATGTATGGGATTCAAGGGTATCCAACCAAAATAATACTTGATAAAGACAAAAATATATTGGCGAAATTTGTTGGAGAATCCGATGATTTCTACAATAAACTTGATGAATTACTAAAGAATTAA
- a CDS encoding helix-turn-helix transcriptional regulator, producing MQLKIKELRESKGFSQEELCENSGISLRTIQRIENGESVPRGSTLKTIASSLNVSPDFLINSSQGEKETNQSSFNEPQSSKKQFPWYTFGFTIIGASSGFLIGVILLVLEVIPDSDTAGMIIIPGAILAGSIGMVLGRYIESRND from the coding sequence ATGCAATTAAAAATAAAGGAGCTACGAGAAAGTAAAGGATTCTCACAAGAAGAATTATGTGAAAATTCTGGAATCAGCTTAAGAACTATACAAAGAATAGAGAATGGAGAAAGCGTACCCAGAGGTAGCACTTTAAAAACTATTGCATCATCATTAAATGTTTCTCCTGATTTTCTTATTAATTCTTCGCAAGGAGAAAAAGAGACAAACCAATCAAGTTTCAATGAGCCTCAAAGTAGCAAAAAACAATTTCCATGGTACACTTTTGGGTTTACCATTATTGGAGCATCATCTGGTTTTTTAATAGGTGTAATCTTGTTGGTATTAGAGGTTATTCCTGATTCTGATACAGCTGGAATGATAATAATTCCAGGTGCAATTCTAGCTGGATCTATTGGAATGGTTTTAGGTAGATATATCGAGAGCAGAAATGATTAA
- a CDS encoding PocR ligand-binding domain-containing protein, with translation MTAKINILNLIDFEKVNKLLEGFNQSTGFVTAILDLQGNVLSKSGWRQICTRFHRINPKTSKNCTVSDTVLANELGNGEKYHFYKCLNGLVDVAVPLIIKGEHIANLFSGQFFFEEPNRNYFKKQARKFGFNEEEYLRALENVPVVSKEKVKIAMDFLLNMTQLISEITLQKLEQEQSNKALIESEERLRTVISSSADWVWEVDKNGKYIYSSQKSIDFFGISEEEIIGKTPFDLMPEDEAKRVAPIFTEITAKKQPIKDLENWSIGKNGELICLLTNALPILNNEGELIGYRGIDKNITQRKLFEKELIKAKEKAEESEKKYRAFVEQSSEGIYRMELDKPMDLSMNIEEQIDFIYKHTYIAECNHRLAQMYGNKSPEDLLGIKQQELHGGKNNKKNRQALKNFITSNYRLTNVETEERIKDGKTIQLLNSAVGYIENGKLLRYWGLKIDITEQKRILQELTQAKEKAEEGERALKHSYDLMKYIIEHNRSAIAVHDKDYRYIFVSQRYLQDYQVKEKEIIGKHHYDVFQDLPQKWHDVHKKALLGEVSSAENDPYYKDDGTVGWARWECRPWYDRDNSIGGFIIYSEVITDRINMELKLREAKEKAEESDRLKSAFLANMSHEIRTPMNGILGFTDLLLNPDLNSKERENFIKIVHKSGQRMLNTVNDIVEVSKIEAGIISVRNQKIDINTEVEEMVHFFKPEAKKKGLNLMIDLLLPDNKKHIETDKDKLGSIISNLIKNAIKYTESGTIKVGCKLNDSLIELYVKDTGIGIPAHRQEAIFNRFEQADIADEMAFEGSGLGLAIAKSYVEMLGGKIWVESKEGIGSTFCFTLPAKRNITDNSSAEKMNSSKYEKPKLLNRKLKILIADDDEISRKYLHLLINNFGKEIMEAETGSRALELCQKYYDIDLIFMDIKMPLMDGYQATRKIREFNKDVVIIAQTAYALSGDMEKALEAGCNDYISKPFVKTKLENLLQKYFGKHLQNVQLLE, from the coding sequence ATGACAGCAAAAATAAATATTCTTAATTTAATCGATTTTGAGAAAGTAAATAAACTCCTTGAAGGATTCAACCAATCTACTGGATTTGTTACCGCTATTTTAGACTTACAAGGAAACGTGCTGTCAAAATCAGGATGGAGACAAATTTGCACCCGTTTTCATAGGATTAATCCGAAAACTTCAAAAAACTGCACAGTTAGCGATACTGTATTAGCTAACGAATTGGGGAATGGTGAAAAATACCATTTTTATAAATGTTTAAATGGATTGGTCGACGTAGCAGTACCTCTAATCATAAAAGGAGAGCATATTGCCAACTTATTTTCAGGTCAATTCTTTTTTGAAGAACCCAATCGAAATTATTTTAAAAAACAAGCGAGAAAATTTGGTTTTAATGAAGAAGAATATCTCAGAGCACTCGAAAATGTACCGGTTGTTTCGAAGGAAAAAGTAAAAATTGCGATGGACTTTTTGCTGAATATGACACAACTTATTAGCGAAATAACCTTACAGAAATTGGAACAGGAGCAGTCAAATAAAGCATTGATAGAAAGCGAAGAACGTTTAAGAACTGTTATTTCCAGCAGTGCTGACTGGGTTTGGGAAGTTGACAAGAATGGAAAATATATCTACAGCTCACAAAAAAGTATAGACTTTTTTGGAATATCAGAGGAAGAAATTATTGGAAAAACTCCATTCGATCTTATGCCGGAAGATGAAGCAAAAAGAGTCGCTCCCATTTTTACTGAAATAACAGCAAAAAAACAACCAATAAAAGATTTGGAAAACTGGAGTATCGGGAAAAACGGAGAATTAATTTGCCTTCTTACCAATGCGCTCCCAATTTTAAATAATGAAGGAGAACTTATTGGATATAGGGGAATTGATAAAAACATAACTCAACGTAAACTTTTTGAAAAAGAATTAATAAAGGCTAAAGAAAAAGCAGAAGAAAGCGAAAAAAAATACCGGGCATTTGTAGAACAGAGTTCGGAGGGGATTTACAGGATGGAGCTTGATAAGCCAATGGATTTATCCATGAATATTGAGGAACAAATCGACTTTATATATAAGCATACATACATTGCTGAATGTAACCATCGGCTTGCTCAAATGTATGGTAATAAATCTCCTGAAGACCTTCTCGGAATAAAACAACAAGAACTTCACGGTGGAAAAAATAATAAAAAAAACAGACAGGCTCTCAAGAACTTTATTACATCAAATTACCGACTAACAAACGTAGAAACCGAAGAAAGAATAAAGGATGGAAAAACCATTCAACTCTTAAATAGTGCAGTTGGCTATATCGAAAACGGAAAACTACTTCGGTATTGGGGGCTGAAAATTGATATTACAGAACAAAAAAGAATATTACAGGAGTTAACTCAAGCCAAAGAAAAAGCAGAGGAAGGAGAGAGAGCATTAAAACATTCATATGATTTAATGAAATACATAATTGAACATAACAGAAGTGCAATTGCTGTTCATGATAAAGATTACAGATACATCTTCGTAAGTCAAAGATATTTACAAGACTATCAGGTAAAAGAAAAAGAAATTATAGGAAAGCATCATTATGATGTATTCCAGGATTTACCACAAAAATGGCATGATGTCCATAAAAAAGCATTACTGGGTGAAGTATCCAGTGCCGAAAATGACCCATATTACAAAGATGACGGAACAGTTGGGTGGGCACGATGGGAATGCCGCCCATGGTACGATAGAGATAATTCTATTGGCGGTTTTATCATTTATTCTGAAGTAATTACGGACCGTATAAATATGGAACTAAAACTCAGAGAAGCTAAAGAAAAAGCCGAGGAAAGCGACCGTTTAAAATCGGCATTTCTGGCAAATATGAGTCACGAAATACGCACCCCGATGAATGGTATATTGGGTTTTACTGACCTTCTTTTAAATCCTGATTTAAATAGCAAGGAGCGAGAAAACTTTATAAAAATTGTACATAAAAGCGGACAGCGTATGTTGAATACGGTAAACGATATTGTTGAAGTCTCAAAAATTGAAGCAGGAATTATTAGTGTTAGAAACCAGAAAATAGATATTAATACTGAGGTAGAAGAAATGGTTCATTTTTTTAAACCTGAAGCAAAAAAGAAAGGTCTGAATCTAATGATTGATTTGTTGCTGCCTGATAATAAAAAGCATATAGAAACTGACAAGGATAAGCTGGGCTCCATAATTTCAAACCTAATAAAAAATGCAATAAAATATACCGAATCGGGGACGATAAAGGTTGGTTGCAAATTAAATGACTCTTTAATTGAACTTTATGTAAAAGATACAGGAATAGGAATTCCGGCTCATCGGCAAGAAGCAATTTTCAATCGATTTGAACAAGCAGATATTGCAGATGAGATGGCTTTTGAAGGTTCAGGATTGGGACTTGCCATTGCCAAATCTTATGTGGAAATGCTGGGTGGAAAAATTTGGGTGGAAAGCAAGGAAGGAATAGGGTCAACATTTTGTTTTACGTTGCCTGCAAAAAGGAATATAACCGATAATTCATCTGCTGAGAAAATGAACTCATCCAAATACGAAAAGCCAAAACTATTAAATAGAAAACTAAAAATACTAATAGCCGATGATGATGAAATCTCTCGGAAATATCTTCATCTGTTGATTAATAATTTTGGCAAAGAAATAATGGAGGCTGAAACAGGAAGTAGAGCTCTTGAACTTTGTCAAAAGTATTATGATATCGATTTAATCTTTATGGATATAAAAATGCCATTAATGGATGGCTACCAAGCAACACGCAAAATCCGGGAATTTAACAAGGATGTCGTAATAATCGCCCAAACCGCCTATGCTCTTTCCGGAGATATGGAAAAAGCATTGGAGGCAGGTTGTAACGATTATATTTCGAAACCCTTTGTAAAAACTAAATTAGAGAATTTGCTACAAAAGTATTTTGGGAAACATTTACAAAATGTACAGTTGCTAGAATAA
- a CDS encoding TonB-dependent receptor — MKQLIVSVIFMITLFGNTHAAEKFPGTVKGKVLDTQTNEPLEFVTISITKKGADDYQPKGAITNKEGIFTVENLPVDTFILKASMIGYVAYETAIVVTNENNVVDIPPILLSKDVVGIEEVQVKGLRSQMKFELDKKVFNVAQNIASTGGSASDVLRNIPSVKVGNKGEVSLRGNSSVTVWIDGKASGLSSQNRGQILRQLPAESIEKIEITTNPSAKYSPEGTAGIINIILKKNRKAGYYGGMQAGVDSHGGYSASTNFNFSSSKLDAFANLGFNRWVFKSGGYSNRQNYLGADTTYLNQKSAGKGTWNSWFARTGLTWHVTTKDHLSLSGMTMIDRGTDNNTIDYRSNITDFYSQSNRTSSMKNDMFGGNLQLGYKHEFSDNSNIDLSASYNRWKMKQPAVYKQTSLFADNKEMSTYQKQKSDMGNHNWEFQADYVNTINEKHKIEAGYKGTVDKNVSPVETHSGSNENNFHPVTSLFNRFTYNQNVRAIYGTYGGKLEKFSYQAGVRGEYSNVVTRSQAYMQSEEDVAPYKTHYFKLFPSTFLSYSLPNANEVQLNYSRRISRPWEEQLNPFLNITDSTNISFGNPFLKPEYSNSFELNYIKNWDNHMFSFSGYFRTTENVIQNISYMENNIMKTTYENITKSTSTGTELVLKDRFFKKIDLTTSVNLFYYKLDGFSYLPQGAASPVIGKMQDNFTWNVQTIANIALPKSYTLQLNGDYNARQLVAQGHEKASYSLDAGLRKTFDKFSISLSAEDLFNSRKWSTVTNGAGFKQVSKSWWGGRQFGATLTYNFGDNMSSHNHEREDEPDFSNQGKGQPNRMRMNR; from the coding sequence ATGAAACAATTAATAGTCAGTGTTATTTTTATGATAACCTTATTTGGCAACACCCATGCTGCCGAAAAATTTCCCGGGACAGTAAAAGGAAAGGTGCTCGATACACAAACAAATGAGCCCCTTGAGTTTGTTACTATCAGCATAACAAAAAAAGGGGCAGACGATTACCAGCCCAAAGGTGCGATTACCAACAAGGAAGGAATATTTACAGTAGAAAATCTGCCTGTTGATACGTTTATTTTAAAAGCATCGATGATAGGTTATGTTGCTTATGAAACAGCTATTGTTGTTACTAATGAGAATAACGTTGTTGATATTCCTCCAATTCTTCTGTCTAAAGATGTAGTTGGGATTGAAGAAGTGCAGGTTAAAGGTTTAAGGTCGCAAATGAAATTTGAGTTGGATAAAAAAGTTTTTAATGTTGCCCAGAATATCGCATCAACAGGTGGATCGGCCAGCGATGTGCTTCGTAATATTCCATCGGTGAAAGTCGGTAATAAAGGAGAAGTATCATTGCGCGGAAATTCATCTGTAACTGTATGGATAGATGGAAAGGCATCAGGGTTGTCTTCCCAAAACCGGGGGCAAATACTACGACAGTTGCCCGCAGAGAGTATCGAAAAAATAGAGATTACTACCAATCCTTCGGCAAAGTACAGCCCCGAGGGAACAGCAGGAATTATCAATATTATCCTTAAAAAGAACCGTAAAGCAGGGTATTACGGCGGTATGCAGGCAGGTGTCGATTCGCATGGAGGATACAGCGCCAGCACAAACTTCAATTTCAGCAGTAGCAAACTGGATGCTTTTGCCAATTTGGGGTTTAACCGCTGGGTATTTAAAAGCGGTGGATATTCGAACCGGCAGAATTATTTGGGTGCAGATACCACCTATCTAAATCAGAAATCAGCGGGCAAAGGAACCTGGAATAGCTGGTTTGCCCGTACCGGACTTACCTGGCATGTTACAACGAAAGACCACCTGTCGCTCTCAGGTATGACAATGATTGACCGTGGAACAGATAACAACACAATTGATTACCGAAGTAACATCACAGATTTTTATTCCCAAAGCAACCGTACTTCGTCGATGAAGAACGACATGTTTGGAGGTAATTTGCAATTGGGGTACAAGCACGAATTCAGCGACAACAGTAATATTGATCTTTCAGCTTCTTACAACAGGTGGAAAATGAAGCAGCCTGCCGTTTATAAACAAACTTCATTGTTTGCAGATAATAAAGAAATGTCCACTTATCAGAAACAGAAGAGCGATATGGGTAACCATAATTGGGAATTTCAGGCCGACTATGTTAATACAATCAACGAAAAGCATAAGATTGAAGCCGGATATAAAGGAACAGTCGATAAGAATGTCAGTCCGGTAGAAACCCATTCGGGAAGCAATGAAAACAACTTCCACCCCGTTACCTCCCTTTTCAACCGTTTTACCTATAATCAGAATGTACGCGCGATTTACGGGACTTACGGAGGAAAACTGGAGAAATTTTCTTACCAGGCAGGAGTGCGTGGAGAATACTCAAATGTTGTAACCCGCTCGCAGGCATATATGCAATCGGAGGAAGATGTTGCCCCTTATAAAACCCACTATTTCAAATTGTTCCCAAGTACTTTTCTTTCCTATTCGTTACCGAATGCTAATGAGGTTCAGTTAAATTATTCGCGCCGGATAAGCCGTCCCTGGGAAGAACAACTAAACCCGTTTCTGAATATAACCGATTCGACAAATATTTCATTTGGAAACCCGTTTCTGAAGCCTGAATATTCAAATTCTTTCGAACTAAATTACATAAAGAACTGGGATAATCACATGTTCTCATTCTCTGGTTATTTTCGGACAACAGAAAATGTCATCCAAAACATCAGTTATATGGAAAACAACATAATGAAAACGACTTATGAGAATATTACAAAGTCAACATCTACAGGAACTGAACTTGTATTGAAAGACAGATTTTTCAAAAAGATTGACCTTACAACATCTGTAAACTTATTTTACTACAAGCTTGATGGATTTAGCTACTTACCTCAGGGAGCTGCTTCGCCGGTTATCGGGAAAATGCAGGATAATTTTACATGGAACGTACAAACGATTGCCAACATAGCCTTACCTAAATCTTACACCCTGCAATTAAATGGCGACTATAATGCCAGGCAATTGGTTGCCCAGGGCCACGAGAAAGCCAGTTACTCATTGGATGCAGGACTCCGAAAAACGTTTGATAAATTTAGTATAAGCCTTAGTGCCGAAGATTTATTTAATTCCCGAAAATGGAGTACAGTAACCAATGGAGCAGGCTTTAAACAAGTATCGAAAAGCTGGTGGGGAGGCCGGCAATTTGGAGCAACACTAACTTATAACTTTGGGGATAATATGTCGTCTCATAATCATGAACGTGAAGATGAACCTGATTTTTCGAACCAGGGCAAAGGTCAGCCCAACAGAATGCGAATGAACCGTTAA
- a CDS encoding histidine kinase: protein MQIDKLTSRKSIIISSLLLAIFIIYPNIVYLRWDLEDIEFYGGKVPFFVLFAFRYVFFATIIYISFQVNVRHLSKDTLAKRLGRILVIVLVSYGIYILIAFAIVPHGDSFNDILIFQFAIVFLLCVLLGQILAMYSEQRKKEQEIEQLKVESLQSRCEALANQINPHFFFNSLGGLSSLVREDDKERTLEYVNKLSAVFRYILQSDKKGLVTLDEEFNFLESYRYLLEVRYANKLSFDIAIDSKNRKLKLPVLSLLPLIENVVKHNVIDSENRMVVSVLVNEKSEVVVSNPIHKKLEESLSNGIGLTNLKNRFMLLMDSPIQIEKTDEMFLVYLPLKD, encoded by the coding sequence ATGCAAATTGATAAACTTACTTCCCGAAAATCGATAATAATATCCAGTCTGTTATTGGCGATATTTATTATTTATCCCAACATTGTTTACTTACGATGGGACCTGGAAGATATTGAGTTTTACGGCGGGAAAGTTCCGTTTTTTGTTCTGTTTGCTTTTCGTTATGTTTTTTTTGCCACAATCATTTATATTTCCTTTCAGGTTAATGTTCGCCACCTTAGTAAAGACACTCTTGCAAAAAGGCTGGGGCGCATTCTGGTGATTGTCCTGGTTTCTTATGGTATTTATATTCTCATTGCATTTGCTATTGTCCCGCATGGCGACAGTTTTAATGATATACTGATATTCCAGTTTGCCATTGTTTTTTTACTCTGTGTACTCCTTGGGCAAATTTTGGCTATGTATTCAGAGCAGCGAAAAAAAGAACAGGAAATAGAACAATTAAAAGTTGAAAGCCTGCAAAGCCGCTGCGAAGCCCTGGCAAACCAGATTAATCCACACTTCTTTTTCAATTCACTCGGAGGTCTTTCTTCCCTTGTCAGGGAAGATGATAAAGAGCGAACGCTTGAATATGTAAACAAGTTGTCGGCGGTTTTTCGCTATATATTGCAAAGCGACAAAAAAGGCCTGGTAACATTGGACGAAGAATTCAACTTTCTTGAATCATACCGTTATCTCCTTGAGGTTCGTTATGCAAATAAGCTTTCGTTTGATATTGCGATTGATAGTAAAAACAGAAAACTGAAGCTCCCGGTATTATCACTGTTGCCTCTAATTGAGAACGTTGTAAAACACAATGTCATTGATAGCGAAAACAGGATGGTTGTTTCGGTTCTGGTAAATGAGAAGTCGGAAGTTGTTGTCTCTAATCCAATCCATAAAAAGCTGGAAGAATCTCTTTCGAATGGAATCGGCTTAACGAATTTGAAAAACCGCTTTATGCTGTTAATGGATTCGCCTATACAGATAGAAAAGACCGATGAAATGTTTCTGGTATATTTGCCTTTAAAAGATTAG
- a CDS encoding LytTR family DNA-binding domain-containing protein: MRVLIVEDETSAYINLKKILEEVDNTIEIAKNTESVKQTVKWLENNVAPDLIFMDIHLSDGSAFNIFYLITVDAPIVFTTAYDEYAIEAFKVNSIDYLMKPIEKSEVKRALDKYRKLNGHDLVKYINQLSQLIPPGRYPEKLLIPVNDKLIQVALNEVACFYTTDNSTQIILLDGQKFSYNKSLDSIVNTVDPSLFFRANKQFVIAKKHISDITIWFDNRLLISLMVETPERIYISKNKAASFKQWMIS; the protein is encoded by the coding sequence ATGAGAGTATTGATAGTAGAAGACGAAACTTCGGCATATATCAATCTGAAGAAGATACTCGAAGAAGTCGATAATACAATCGAGATTGCGAAAAACACCGAAAGTGTAAAACAAACCGTAAAATGGTTGGAAAACAATGTTGCTCCCGACCTTATTTTCATGGATATCCACTTGTCTGACGGGTCGGCTTTCAACATCTTTTACCTGATAACAGTTGATGCACCCATTGTTTTCACAACCGCCTATGATGAATATGCGATTGAGGCATTTAAGGTTAACAGCATTGACTATCTGATGAAGCCTATTGAGAAAAGCGAAGTAAAACGTGCTCTTGATAAATACCGGAAATTAAACGGGCATGATTTGGTAAAATATATCAACCAGTTGTCTCAATTAATACCTCCGGGAAGGTACCCGGAAAAGCTCCTAATCCCTGTAAATGACAAGTTAATTCAGGTAGCCCTAAACGAAGTTGCCTGCTTTTATACTACAGATAATTCAACCCAAATCATACTTCTCGACGGACAAAAATTTTCCTACAATAAAAGTTTGGATAGTATTGTAAATACAGTAGATCCTTCGTTATTTTTTAGGGCAAATAAGCAGTTTGTTATTGCAAAAAAACATATTAGCGACATTACAATTTGGTTTGATAACCGGCTTTTGATTTCACTAATGGTTGAAACACCAGAGCGAATTTATATCAGCAAAAATAAAGCTGCATCATTTAAGCAATGGATGATTTCGTAA
- a CDS encoding 16S rRNA (uracil(1498)-N(3))-methyltransferase: MQLFYVPDISGAEVILNETESKHAIRVLRLKEGDEIELVDGKGGFYKARIQNANPKKCQLSIIESQTDFGKKDFHLHIAIAPTKNIDRTEWFLEKCTEIGIDEVTPLLSEHSERKVIKPERLEKILVSAMKQSVKAYLPKLNGLTKLSDLLSQATETKKFIAHCNEGEKQHLKNVVNPSNKVLILIGPEGDFSPEEIALALENGFEAISLGNARLRTETAGVVACHIVNLANE, translated from the coding sequence ATGCAATTATTTTATGTCCCGGATATTTCAGGTGCCGAAGTTATTTTAAATGAAACCGAATCGAAACATGCCATCCGTGTGCTTCGCTTAAAAGAAGGCGACGAGATTGAGCTAGTAGATGGTAAAGGCGGATTCTACAAAGCAAGAATTCAAAATGCCAATCCTAAAAAATGCCAACTCAGCATTATTGAGTCACAAACTGATTTTGGCAAAAAAGATTTTCATTTGCACATTGCCATTGCCCCAACCAAAAACATCGACCGCACAGAATGGTTTCTGGAGAAATGCACCGAGATTGGGATAGACGAGGTCACCCCTCTTCTTTCGGAACATTCGGAACGTAAAGTGATAAAACCCGAGCGTTTGGAGAAAATTCTGGTTTCGGCCATGAAACAATCAGTAAAAGCCTACCTACCGAAACTCAATGGGTTGACAAAACTTTCCGACCTCTTATCACAAGCTACTGAAACAAAAAAGTTTATTGCTCATTGTAACGAAGGGGAAAAACAACACCTAAAAAACGTGGTAAACCCCAGCAATAAAGTGCTTATTTTGATTGGCCCTGAAGGTGATTTTAGTCCCGAAGAAATAGCACTCGCTTTAGAGAACGGATTTGAAGCAATCTCGTTAGGAAATGCCCGGCTGCGCACCGAAACGGCCGGTGTTGTTGCCTGCCACATTGTTAACCTGGCAAACGAGTAA
- a CDS encoding cytochrome d ubiquinol oxidase subunit II, producing MAEANLIILVICLMLYVLLGGADFGGGILELLSRGKASKIVSRAIAPVWEANHVWLILVVVILFVGFPSVYSTVLTALHIPVLLVLLGIIARGSAFTFRHYDIDEKRPRAIYSVIFRYSSLFTTFFLGVTVGGLILGEISMDYQLGFYAVYIHPWLNWFSVSMGLFMVLLFAFLAGIFTVSEIEDKNYFIYFTRMTKRLMISLVVMGAIVFATAKVAGHPLLKDFINSRISITCIVIATLALPAFWYFLNKNKGNWLRVTAGLQTTLIVTGWFAIQFPVLVKTNSGHDITIQAAKAPEQVQLFLLIALIVGIFIIFPAMGYLYKTFKFSEELEA from the coding sequence ATGGCTGAAGCTAATCTCATTATATTGGTTATTTGTTTAATGCTTTACGTTTTGCTTGGCGGCGCCGATTTTGGCGGCGGAATTCTCGAACTTTTATCGAGAGGTAAAGCCTCAAAAATTGTATCCCGCGCTATTGCCCCGGTTTGGGAAGCCAACCACGTCTGGCTCATTTTAGTGGTTGTAATCTTGTTTGTTGGATTCCCGTCGGTTTATTCCACGGTTCTTACAGCATTGCACATTCCTGTTCTGTTGGTGCTGCTTGGTATTATCGCTCGTGGATCTGCATTTACATTCCGCCATTACGATATCGACGAAAAACGTCCGAGAGCTATTTATTCGGTCATATTTCGCTACTCAAGCTTGTTTACAACATTCTTTTTAGGCGTAACCGTTGGAGGACTGATCTTAGGAGAAATATCCATGGATTATCAGCTTGGTTTTTATGCCGTATACATCCATCCGTGGTTAAACTGGTTTTCGGTAAGTATGGGCTTGTTTATGGTGCTGCTATTTGCCTTTTTGGCGGGTATTTTTACCGTTAGCGAAATTGAAGATAAAAACTACTTTATCTACTTCACTCGCATGACCAAGCGCTTGATGATTTCGCTGGTTGTAATGGGAGCAATTGTATTTGCAACAGCGAAAGTTGCGGGTCACCCGCTATTGAAAGATTTTATCAACTCACGTATAAGTATAACTTGTATAGTTATTGCCACACTTGCACTACCGGCTTTCTGGTATTTCCTGAATAAAAACAAAGGCAACTGGCTACGAGTAACAGCGGGGCTTCAAACTACGCTAATTGTTACCGGATGGTTTGCCATTCAGTTTCCGGTGCTGGTAAAAACAAACAGCGGCCACGATATTACCATTCAGGCGGCAAAAGCACCGGAACAAGTACAGCTATTTTTATTAATTGCATTGATTGTTGGAATATTCATAATTTTCCCGGCTATGGGATACTTGTATAAAACATTTAAGTTTAGTGAAGAGCTGGAAGCATAA